A portion of the Thalassotalea sp. LPB0316 genome contains these proteins:
- a CDS encoding peroxiredoxin-like family protein, giving the protein MNIEYTNKLHAGADFPAIEAKLLSGEVKKLSTPENGLDWKMVVVYRGQHCPLCTRYLNQLESAKNLLAQTGVDLIAVSGDSKKQLESHMDRLNVTFPIAYGLTVEQMEELGLYISDPRSPEETDHPFAEPGLYVINSEGKVHVADISNNPFVRPELQSLISGLDWIRNPANNYPIRGMHK; this is encoded by the coding sequence ATGAACATTGAATATACCAATAAACTGCATGCTGGTGCTGATTTTCCTGCAATTGAAGCAAAGCTACTAAGTGGTGAAGTAAAAAAACTATCAACACCTGAAAATGGTTTAGATTGGAAGATGGTTGTTGTGTACAGAGGACAGCACTGCCCACTTTGTACACGATACCTGAACCAATTAGAAAGTGCGAAGAACCTACTCGCTCAAACAGGCGTAGATTTAATCGCCGTTTCTGGTGACAGTAAAAAACAACTAGAGAGTCATATGGATAGACTTAATGTGACTTTTCCTATCGCATACGGCCTTACTGTTGAACAAATGGAAGAACTTGGCTTGTATATATCAGATCCAAGATCGCCTGAAGAAACTGACCATCCGTTTGCTGAGCCAGGGTTATATGTAATTAACAGCGAAGGCAAAGTGCACGTTGCCGATATTTCTAACAACCCGTTTGTAAGACCAGAGCTTCAGTCATTAATTAGTGGCTTAGATTGGATACGCAATCCTGCTAACAACTATCCTATCCGTGGTATGCATAAATAG
- a CDS encoding TIGR03545 family protein — MSKVIRWQGIAGFVVVMATLVLLVYLFAETIARKAMEHGLESYTGAEVNIDEVNINYSPFIVDVYRIQITDAAKPEQNVVEIAHVNAGVDIWQYLLGKVLVEELRAEQVQFATKRASEGKVYRDPELSITDRLKQQAQNAMAEADISLPDPKALLAGSNLKTIKAANALEQSYQEEKDKLSQLKSQLPSEETIENYQKQVDALSKIKVNSISDINKIKQDFDKLKKQFEQDKAIVLKTKEQLSQTKNIMAKRVNDLKIAPSQDWREIESTYQLDNIDSADFAHILFGEKAREYHDMALTVYQYVKPLLAPSSEQQTLINHAAKGRFVHFDEENAQPDLLIKKAHFSVVTPQGDFDIDLSEVTHQHWLRNVPTQYAIKTNNLLTQGIANLAGQFSLAANNDFETQGNWQMNKLPLPEAALAKTNELSVTLLSGLLAGNGQFKVSNDDLDSINAFTLSQAKYQGSADSSLAKAVLETISSLDTLELGVNATGLLASPNFSIKSPMNQILQKSVMSQVNSKLAGFKSDIQAGLNEKLANGLKLGDSADADILDFENLLNATDGSLSNLLNNDIVKQQEDKLKKKATDKLKGKLGDLFGG; from the coding sequence ATGAGTAAAGTCATTCGTTGGCAAGGTATTGCCGGATTTGTCGTTGTCATGGCAACACTCGTTTTGCTTGTTTATTTATTTGCCGAAACAATCGCTCGCAAAGCGATGGAGCATGGTTTAGAAAGCTACACGGGGGCAGAAGTCAATATCGATGAGGTTAACATCAACTATTCACCTTTTATCGTTGACGTTTACCGCATTCAAATAACGGATGCTGCTAAGCCTGAACAGAATGTTGTTGAAATTGCCCATGTCAATGCGGGTGTTGATATTTGGCAGTATTTGCTCGGCAAAGTACTGGTTGAGGAATTGCGTGCCGAGCAGGTTCAATTTGCCACTAAACGCGCAAGTGAAGGAAAAGTTTATCGCGATCCTGAACTATCAATTACCGACAGATTAAAACAACAAGCGCAAAATGCCATGGCTGAAGCGGATATTAGCTTACCCGATCCGAAAGCATTACTCGCCGGCAGTAACTTAAAAACGATCAAAGCGGCCAATGCACTTGAACAGTCTTACCAAGAAGAAAAAGACAAGTTAAGCCAGCTTAAAAGTCAACTGCCAAGTGAAGAAACGATAGAAAACTATCAAAAGCAGGTCGATGCGTTAAGTAAAATTAAGGTTAACTCAATTAGTGATATTAATAAGATCAAGCAAGACTTTGACAAGTTGAAAAAGCAATTTGAGCAAGACAAAGCTATTGTCCTAAAAACCAAAGAGCAGTTGAGTCAAACAAAAAACATTATGGCGAAGCGAGTAAATGACTTAAAAATTGCGCCATCACAAGATTGGCGTGAGATCGAGTCAACTTATCAGCTCGACAATATCGATTCTGCAGACTTTGCTCATATTTTATTTGGTGAAAAAGCACGTGAATATCACGACATGGCATTAACGGTTTATCAATATGTTAAACCACTATTAGCACCTTCGTCCGAGCAGCAAACACTGATTAACCACGCAGCCAAAGGTCGCTTTGTTCATTTTGATGAAGAAAATGCCCAGCCTGATCTGCTAATTAAAAAAGCACACTTTTCGGTGGTAACGCCACAAGGTGATTTTGATATCGATTTATCTGAAGTTACCCATCAACATTGGTTGCGCAATGTGCCTACGCAATACGCGATCAAAACCAATAATCTCCTGACCCAAGGTATCGCTAACTTAGCTGGTCAGTTTTCATTAGCAGCCAATAATGACTTTGAAACACAAGGCAACTGGCAAATGAATAAACTGCCATTACCTGAAGCTGCATTAGCAAAAACTAATGAGTTGAGCGTTACTTTACTGAGTGGTTTACTCGCCGGTAATGGCCAATTTAAAGTATCTAATGACGATTTAGATAGCATCAATGCCTTCACCTTGAGCCAAGCGAAATATCAAGGTAGTGCTGACTCGTCGCTTGCCAAAGCAGTGCTAGAAACAATCAGTAGTTTAGATACGCTCGAATTAGGTGTTAACGCGACAGGATTATTAGCATCGCCTAACTTTTCAATAAAATCGCCAATGAATCAAATTTTACAAAAAAGCGTGATGAGTCAAGTTAACAGTAAACTTGCAGGGTTTAAGTCAGATATTCAAGCAGGGCTCAATGAGAAACTCGCCAATGGCTTAAAATTAGGTGATAGTGCCGATGCTGACATTCTCGATTTTGAAAACCTTTTAAACGCCACTGACGGCTCTTTATCAAACCTGTTAAACAACGATATCGTTAAACAACAAGAAGATAAACTCAAGAAAAAAGCGACCGATAAACTCAAAGGTAAACTCGGTGATTTATTTGGCGGCTAG
- the yaaA gene encoding peroxide stress protein YaaA, giving the protein MLFVVSPAKNLDYESPLATEQYSQPELLEHAQELVERCVKLTPADLSSLMGISDKLAGLNAARFGEWQQPFTPENARPAVLAFNGDVYTGLDAATLSEDDFNYAQQHMRILSGLYGILKPLDLMQAYRLEMGTKLDNDRGKNLYEFWGDIITNQLNDAIASQGDDLLINLASNEYFKSVKKKQLKATVITPAFKDWKNGQYKMISFFAKKARGLMARYIIENRVSSLDALKAFNYGGYTYNEALSKNNDWVFTRKEA; this is encoded by the coding sequence ATGTTATTTGTTGTATCTCCAGCTAAAAATTTAGATTACGAATCACCACTTGCAACTGAGCAATACAGCCAACCTGAGTTGCTTGAGCACGCTCAAGAGCTTGTTGAGCGTTGCGTAAAATTAACGCCAGCAGACTTAAGCTCGCTGATGGGGATCAGTGATAAACTCGCCGGTTTAAACGCGGCAAGATTTGGTGAGTGGCAACAGCCATTCACGCCAGAAAATGCGCGTCCGGCGGTTCTAGCCTTTAATGGTGATGTATATACTGGCTTAGATGCAGCCACACTAAGCGAAGACGACTTTAACTATGCGCAACAACACATGCGCATTTTATCTGGCCTGTACGGCATTCTAAAACCACTTGATTTAATGCAAGCCTATCGCCTAGAAATGGGCACTAAGCTCGATAACGATCGCGGTAAAAACCTCTATGAATTCTGGGGCGACATTATCACCAATCAGTTAAATGATGCCATTGCTTCACAAGGTGACGACTTACTGATCAACCTTGCATCAAACGAGTACTTTAAATCAGTCAAGAAAAAGCAGTTAAAAGCAACGGTTATTACACCTGCCTTTAAAGACTGGAAAAACGGCCAATACAAAATGATTAGCTTTTTTGCTAAAAAAGCGCGTGGCCTAATGGCGCGCTATATCATTGAAAATAGAGTATCGAGCCTCGACGCGCTCAAAGCCTTTAATTACGGTGGTTACACTTACAACGAAGCACTATCAAAAAATAATGATTGGGTGTTTACTCGCAAAGAAGCGTAA
- a CDS encoding DsbA family oxidoreductase: protein MISKTQLNIDIVSDVVCPWCVIGYGRLKTALANFDTKFDVNIVWHPFELNPSMPKEGENLRQHLSKKYGTTLEGSIRARAMLTEEGQKVGFTFNYFDEMKMLNTHQCHQLLHWAKESDLQNQLAEALFEHFFSNRGEFTESELVNVAEKVGLSATQAVNILANNSYSEEVKLIEQHWHQRGIQGVPLFIFNGEQALSGAQEVATFERVLNQYLK, encoded by the coding sequence ATGATATCAAAGACACAACTTAACATTGATATTGTATCTGATGTGGTTTGTCCTTGGTGTGTAATTGGTTATGGTCGCTTAAAAACGGCATTAGCCAATTTTGACACTAAATTCGACGTTAATATTGTCTGGCACCCCTTCGAGCTTAATCCCAGCATGCCTAAAGAGGGTGAAAACCTGAGACAACATTTGTCGAAAAAGTACGGGACGACTTTAGAGGGCAGCATTAGAGCCAGGGCAATGTTAACGGAAGAAGGCCAAAAAGTAGGCTTTACATTTAACTACTTTGACGAAATGAAAATGCTTAATACGCATCAATGCCATCAATTACTGCATTGGGCAAAAGAAAGTGATTTGCAAAACCAATTGGCAGAAGCACTTTTCGAACATTTCTTTAGTAACAGAGGAGAGTTCACCGAAAGTGAACTCGTCAACGTAGCAGAAAAAGTAGGACTAAGCGCTACTCAAGCGGTGAATATATTAGCTAATAACTCATACAGTGAAGAAGTGAAGTTAATCGAACAACACTGGCATCAAAGAGGCATTCAAGGCGTACCATTATTTATTTTTAATGGTGAACAAGCCTTATCTGGTGCACAAGAAGTAGCAACTTTCGAACGTGTACTCAATCAATATTTAAAGTAG
- a CDS encoding winged helix-turn-helix transcriptional regulator: protein MESSIETDSKGRKKVYNACMEPCAIEKGMRLIGGKWKGSIIYHLKDEPVRFNDLTRMLGGATKKMVDQRLKELEDEGMVIRKVISDRPIAVTYELTAFGKSALHILEELRIWSESNDVQINSK from the coding sequence GTGGAAAGTTCAATAGAAACAGATAGTAAGGGAAGAAAAAAAGTTTATAACGCATGCATGGAGCCTTGTGCAATTGAAAAAGGCATGCGACTAATAGGCGGAAAGTGGAAAGGTTCAATCATTTATCACCTGAAAGATGAGCCAGTCCGATTTAATGATTTAACTAGAATGCTAGGCGGTGCCACTAAGAAAATGGTCGATCAGCGCTTAAAGGAACTGGAAGACGAAGGAATGGTAATTAGAAAGGTTATTAGTGATAGACCTATAGCTGTTACATATGAATTAACTGCTTTTGGGAAGTCAGCTTTACATATCTTGGAAGAGTTAAGAATTTGGTCAGAATCTAATGATGTTCAGATAAATTCAAAGTAG
- a CDS encoding carboxymuconolactone decarboxylase family protein — protein MFTYYEPDTAPAASKPLMEQSLAGFGMIPNLHKILAEAPATYKAYNQTFTSFMKDTTFSPLEQQVVFMTSNFENNCHYCVPGHTWMMKSARMPDNVIEALRNGTQIPDAKLQALHDFTKELLDNRGHIGDDKLNEFLNAGYTKRQALEVLTGLAAKLISNFTNALTHTEVDDEMKPYAWEKPEK, from the coding sequence ATGTTTACTTATTATGAACCTGATACGGCTCCAGCGGCATCAAAACCGCTAATGGAGCAATCTTTAGCTGGTTTTGGGATGATCCCAAACCTTCATAAAATCTTAGCGGAAGCTCCAGCAACTTATAAAGCGTATAACCAAACATTTACAAGCTTTATGAAAGACACAACGTTTAGCCCGCTTGAGCAACAAGTGGTATTTATGACATCAAACTTTGAAAATAATTGCCACTACTGTGTTCCCGGTCATACTTGGATGATGAAGTCAGCTAGAATGCCTGATAATGTCATTGAAGCATTAAGAAACGGTACTCAAATACCTGATGCAAAACTTCAGGCGCTTCACGATTTCACAAAAGAATTACTGGACAATAGAGGACACATTGGCGACGACAAACTAAATGAGTTCTTAAATGCAGGCTATACAAAGCGCCAAGCTTTAGAAGTTTTAACTGGATTGGCAGCTAAATTAATCTCTAACTTTACCAATGCGTTAACACATACAGAAGTAGATGATGAGATGAAACCTTACGCTTGGGAAAAACCGGAGAAATAA
- a CDS encoding TIGR03546 family protein: MLTLLAKLLQALNSESSSRQIALAVALGFYFGLAPLASLHNIVILFIALFIRVHLSSFILSATFFSGISYLFSFALVGLGESLLTAPALAGLFTSLYQFDWFKLAHLHHTYTLGAFVFGLVMLLPIYFLSMRLVEKYRESFMATLERYRVVKALKASKFYRIYTSLSGQGV; the protein is encoded by the coding sequence ATGCTGACTTTATTAGCTAAATTATTGCAAGCGCTAAATTCTGAAAGCTCTTCAAGACAAATCGCCCTAGCTGTCGCCTTGGGTTTTTACTTCGGCCTAGCTCCGCTAGCCTCACTTCATAATATTGTCATTTTATTTATCGCATTGTTTATTCGCGTTCATTTGAGTAGCTTCATTTTATCTGCAACCTTTTTTAGCGGTATTAGTTATCTATTCTCCTTTGCCTTGGTTGGCTTGGGTGAGAGCTTACTCACAGCACCAGCGCTTGCGGGCTTATTCACCAGTTTATATCAATTTGATTGGTTCAAATTGGCCCACTTGCACCACACCTATACCTTAGGCGCTTTTGTTTTTGGTTTAGTGATGTTGTTACCTATCTACTTTTTATCGATGCGCCTAGTCGAAAAGTATCGCGAATCATTTATGGCAACACTAGAGCGCTATCGAGTGGTTAAAGCGTTAAAAGCCTCAAAATTTTACCGCATATACACTAGCTTATCCGGCCAAGGAGTTTAA
- a CDS encoding low temperature requirement protein A, whose product MALENHPMWRLPKHHLDHDDAHDHVHWVELFYDLIHVVIIFLLGNFLSDHLTVGGFLAFAGLFIAVWFAWADSSVFNSLYVSTDVKHRLIMSCQIVTAMVMAASIPHVLDKGWMYFALAYAANRMITAYLYHRTNRLGVEATVLSRTVSRNFFMLAIVFAISAFLPAPFNFLLFGLAIVSIQLLYMLPKVGVLECKRFLPRLGHMSERFALLLLIVVGEGFFKLVITLSEKGVYKVTPEVLFNFMFGGIAVFVHCWIYFDFVGNGKPKNQEKWTLVNWWLAHLFLMLSAVMVGVALAGEVKVGFWDPYPLKYGVIGCLGLASYLLCLLWIQYNIEERIAHRFATTKVRMFGVVLALVTLLVLPHVPAIVGNLLWGTALISQIAIPVTRAYLTFSKEEQAKV is encoded by the coding sequence ATGGCATTAGAAAATCATCCAATGTGGAGGTTACCAAAACACCACTTAGATCATGATGATGCACATGACCACGTGCATTGGGTAGAGTTATTTTACGATTTGATCCATGTGGTCATCATCTTCTTACTTGGTAATTTTTTAAGTGACCACTTAACCGTGGGTGGTTTTCTAGCATTTGCCGGACTTTTTATCGCTGTATGGTTTGCATGGGCGGACTCTAGCGTATTTAACTCGCTCTATGTCAGCACAGACGTAAAACATAGATTAATCATGTCCTGCCAAATTGTAACCGCAATGGTTATGGCGGCATCAATTCCTCATGTCTTAGATAAGGGCTGGATGTATTTTGCCCTTGCTTATGCAGCCAATAGAATGATCACCGCCTATTTGTATCACAGAACCAATAGGCTGGGTGTTGAAGCTACTGTGCTTTCACGTACTGTAAGTCGCAATTTCTTTATGCTTGCTATTGTATTTGCCATAAGTGCTTTTCTACCTGCACCATTTAATTTTTTATTGTTTGGGCTTGCCATAGTTTCGATCCAACTACTATATATGCTGCCCAAAGTTGGTGTTTTAGAGTGTAAGCGATTTTTGCCTCGATTAGGGCATATGTCCGAGAGATTTGCGTTACTGCTTCTCATTGTTGTTGGGGAAGGATTCTTTAAACTCGTGATCACCCTTTCCGAAAAAGGGGTGTATAAAGTTACTCCCGAAGTACTTTTTAACTTCATGTTCGGCGGTATCGCTGTATTTGTCCACTGCTGGATTTACTTCGATTTTGTTGGCAATGGAAAACCTAAAAACCAAGAAAAGTGGACACTAGTAAACTGGTGGTTAGCGCATTTATTTCTAATGCTATCAGCGGTGATGGTGGGTGTTGCTCTTGCAGGTGAAGTGAAAGTAGGATTTTGGGATCCATACCCGCTTAAATACGGTGTAATCGGCTGTTTAGGGCTTGCATCCTATTTACTCTGTTTACTTTGGATTCAATACAACATTGAAGAGCGTATAGCTCATCGATTTGCTACCACTAAAGTTCGGATGTTTGGTGTTGTTTTAGCATTAGTGACCTTGCTGGTCTTACCCCATGTACCCGCTATTGTAGGCAATTTATTATGGGGAACAGCACTAATTTCACAAATCGCGATTCCCGTAACAAGAGCCTACCTTACATTTTCTAAAGAAGAACAGGCTAAAGTATAA
- a CDS encoding NAD(P)H-dependent oxidoreductase encodes MSNILIINGHQYYPFSEGKLNGTLVDKAASLLEEKGHKTRVVTMSETIDVEKELENHQWADIVILQTPVNWMGVTWSFKKYMDEVYTAGMGGALCVGDGRTEEAPKKNYGMGGTLTNTKYMMSLTFNAPEESFNDATEFFDGKSIDDLMFPMHMNFKFFGMKPMETFACFDVMKNADVENDFKRFEAHINKHF; translated from the coding sequence ATGAGCAATATTTTAATTATCAATGGTCACCAGTATTACCCTTTTTCTGAAGGTAAGCTTAACGGTACGCTAGTAGATAAAGCAGCTAGCTTATTAGAAGAAAAAGGTCACAAAACACGTGTAGTGACAATGTCGGAAACCATAGATGTTGAAAAAGAACTTGAGAATCATCAATGGGCTGACATCGTTATTCTTCAAACTCCTGTAAATTGGATGGGCGTTACTTGGTCATTCAAAAAATATATGGATGAAGTGTATACAGCAGGTATGGGCGGCGCGTTATGTGTAGGCGACGGCCGAACAGAAGAAGCGCCTAAGAAAAATTATGGTATGGGCGGCACGCTAACAAATACCAAATATATGATGTCTCTCACTTTTAATGCACCAGAAGAGTCATTTAATGATGCTACTGAGTTCTTTGATGGTAAATCAATCGACGACTTAATGTTCCCTATGCATATGAACTTCAAGTTCTTTGGTATGAAACCAATGGAAACGTTTGCGTGCTTTGACGTGATGAAAAATGCAGATGTTGAAAATGACTTCAAACGTTTTGAAGCTCACATTAACAAACATTTTTAA
- the tal gene encoding transaldolase has product MTNQLEQLKTMTTVVADTGDIEAIAKFQPQDATTNPSLLLKAAALPAYQTLLQQAVDWAKLQSSDESKQVIDAADKLSVLIGLEILKIVPGRISTEVDARLSFDTQATLAKARKLMAMYNEAGISNDRILIKIASTWEGIKAAEVLEKEGINCNLTLLFNFAQAQACAEAGVYLISPFVGRILDWYKKDTGKASYTADEDPGVISVTNIYNYYKANSYNTVVMGASFRNVGEITELAGCDRLTLSPQLMDELANTESKIERKLTPDNAQASKLPTLTEQAFRWQLNQDPMATEKLAEGIRNFAADQEKLEHQLKSLF; this is encoded by the coding sequence ATGACAAATCAGTTAGAGCAATTAAAAACCATGACCACTGTGGTTGCCGACACCGGTGATATTGAAGCCATTGCAAAGTTTCAGCCACAAGACGCAACAACTAACCCTTCATTATTACTCAAAGCTGCAGCCTTGCCTGCTTATCAAACGCTATTACAGCAAGCGGTTGATTGGGCAAAATTACAATCATCTGACGAAAGCAAACAAGTGATTGATGCGGCCGATAAACTTTCTGTGCTCATCGGTTTAGAAATTTTAAAAATAGTGCCTGGCCGAATTTCAACGGAAGTTGATGCGCGATTGTCTTTTGATACTCAAGCAACATTAGCAAAAGCGCGCAAGTTAATGGCGATGTATAACGAAGCGGGCATTTCAAATGATCGCATCTTGATCAAAATAGCCTCAACTTGGGAAGGGATCAAAGCCGCAGAAGTACTTGAAAAAGAAGGTATCAATTGTAATTTAACGCTGTTGTTCAATTTTGCTCAAGCTCAAGCATGTGCAGAAGCGGGGGTTTATTTAATCTCGCCATTTGTCGGTCGTATTTTAGATTGGTATAAAAAAGACACGGGCAAAGCAAGTTACACAGCTGATGAAGACCCAGGTGTTATTTCGGTCACTAATATCTACAACTATTACAAAGCGAATAGCTACAACACTGTTGTGATGGGCGCGAGCTTTAGAAATGTCGGTGAAATCACTGAGCTTGCAGGTTGTGATCGCTTAACACTGAGCCCTCAGTTGATGGATGAACTCGCTAATACAGAAAGTAAAATTGAGCGAAAATTAACGCCAGACAATGCTCAAGCAAGCAAGTTACCAACCCTGACTGAGCAAGCTTTCCGTTGGCAGTTAAACCAAGATCCAATGGCGACTGAAAAGCTTGCTGAAGGTATTCGCAATTTTGCTGCTGATCAGGAAAAATTAGAACATCAGCTGAAAAGCTTGTTCTAG
- a CDS encoding DUF3545 family protein yields MDKISSVLEAVEQPKTKTTNKKRKWREIEQLKEKFQLEKELRIYEDSMEYLLEEF; encoded by the coding sequence ATGGATAAAATTAGCAGTGTGCTTGAAGCAGTAGAACAACCGAAAACAAAAACTACAAACAAAAAACGAAAGTGGCGCGAAATAGAACAACTGAAGGAAAAATTCCAGTTAGAAAAGGAGCTCAGAATCTACGAAGATTCAATGGAATACTTGTTAGAAGAATTTTAA
- the srmB gene encoding ATP-dependent RNA helicase SrmB — protein MFEQFDLDNELLGAVKDIGFKKPTSIQQLVLPEAMAGKDVLASAPTGTGKTAAFLLPVIQHLLDYPRTKPGFPRVLILSPTRELALQIYEQAQLLTKYTSVKTGVITGGVNYGSHKEILTSTTDMLIATPGRLLEYIETEQFDAREIEILVLDEADRMLDMGFAATINRIVGEARWRKQTMLFSATLEGSGVLKFSKELLEEPVFLESNPSRKEKAKIHQWIHLADDKKHKYALLVALLKQEDVKRAVVFANKRETVQFLSGRLYGEELPCAWLEGKMPQDKRNSAVERVRSGDVSILVATDVAARGLDIDDVTHVINFDMPRKADIYLHRIGRTGRAGNKGTAISLVEAHDMAVIGKIERYIDEKLPRRVIDGLRPNNKEAKVPLKKPKVKKSKAEKKAKAKKIAKRNSKKAKKP, from the coding sequence ATGTTTGAGCAGTTTGATCTCGACAATGAGTTGTTGGGTGCGGTAAAAGATATCGGATTTAAAAAACCAACGTCTATTCAGCAACTTGTATTGCCAGAAGCGATGGCAGGTAAAGATGTATTAGCCTCAGCACCTACCGGTACGGGTAAAACAGCAGCGTTTCTATTACCAGTAATTCAGCACTTGCTAGATTACCCACGAACGAAACCGGGCTTTCCTCGCGTACTTATTTTATCGCCGACTCGCGAGTTAGCACTGCAAATTTACGAACAAGCTCAGTTGTTGACTAAATACACCAGTGTAAAAACTGGCGTGATCACCGGTGGTGTGAACTACGGCTCGCACAAAGAAATTCTCACTAGCACTACCGACATGCTCATTGCAACGCCTGGTCGCCTGCTTGAATATATTGAAACTGAACAGTTCGACGCGCGAGAAATTGAAATATTGGTACTTGATGAAGCCGATCGCATGTTAGATATGGGGTTTGCTGCGACCATTAATCGCATTGTTGGCGAAGCGCGCTGGCGCAAGCAAACGATGTTGTTTTCTGCCACGTTAGAAGGTTCTGGCGTTTTAAAATTCTCAAAAGAATTATTAGAAGAGCCGGTGTTTTTAGAGTCGAATCCGTCGCGCAAAGAAAAGGCAAAAATTCATCAGTGGATCCATTTAGCTGATGATAAAAAACACAAGTACGCCCTATTAGTTGCTTTGTTAAAGCAAGAAGACGTTAAGCGTGCTGTGGTATTTGCCAATAAACGCGAAACTGTGCAATTTTTATCGGGTCGCTTATATGGTGAAGAACTGCCTTGTGCTTGGTTAGAAGGCAAAATGCCACAAGATAAGCGCAATAGTGCTGTTGAGCGCGTGCGCAGTGGCGATGTCAGTATTTTGGTGGCAACCGATGTTGCTGCTCGTGGTTTAGATATTGATGATGTTACTCACGTAATTAACTTTGATATGCCGCGCAAAGCTGATATCTATTTGCACCGCATTGGTCGAACAGGCCGTGCGGGTAACAAAGGTACCGCGATTTCATTGGTTGAAGCCCATGATATGGCGGTGATTGGTAAGATTGAGCGCTATATTGATGAAAAACTGCCACGACGCGTTATTGACGGGTTACGCCCGAATAATAAAGAAGCAAAAGTGCCATTGAAAAAGCCGAAGGTGAAAAAGTCTAAAGCAGAGAAAAAAGCCAAGGCGAAGAAAATTGCCAAGCGCAATAGCAAAAAAGCGAAAAAGCCATAA
- a CDS encoding DUF6868 family protein yields the protein MDITMKLLAWCLILNYGVLLLWFIALVLAKPMIYKMHSRWFDISFEQFNQMNYICFGFYKILVFVFNLAPYIGLKLIGY from the coding sequence ATGGACATTACAATGAAGCTATTAGCTTGGTGTCTAATTTTAAACTACGGTGTGTTGTTACTGTGGTTTATCGCGTTAGTGTTAGCAAAACCGATGATCTACAAAATGCACAGCCGCTGGTTTGATATTAGTTTTGAGCAATTTAACCAAATGAATTATATCTGCTTTGGCTTTTACAAAATCTTAGTGTTTGTATTTAATCTAGCGCCTTATATAGGTTTAAAGCTTATAGGTTACTAA